A portion of the Pseudorasbora parva isolate DD20220531a chromosome 1, ASM2467924v1, whole genome shotgun sequence genome contains these proteins:
- the LOC137087570 gene encoding histone H3 — MARTKQTARKSTGGKAPRKQLATKAARKSAPATGGVKKPHRYRPGTVALREIRRYQKSTELLIRKLPFQRLVREIAQDFKTDLRFQSSAVMALQEASEAYLVGLFEDTNLCAIHAKRVTIMPKDIQLARRIRGERA; from the coding sequence ATGGCGAGAACCAAGCAGACCGCTCGTAAGTCAACCGGAGGAAAAGCCCCGAGGAAACAGCTGGCTACCAAAGCCGCCCGTAAGAGCGCTCCAGCTACCGGTGGCGTTAAGAAGCCTCACCGTTACAGGCCCGGTACCGTGGCGCTGAGAGAGATTCGCCGTTATCAGAAATCCACTGAGTTGCTGATCCGCAAACTGCCCTTCCAGCGGCTGGTGAGAGAAATCGCTCAGGATTTCAAGACGGATCTGCGCTTCCAGAGCTCCGCTGTCATGGCCCTGCAGGAGGCTAGCGAGGCTTATTTGGTGGGTCTGTTTGAGGACACCAATCTGTGCGCCATCCACGCCAAGAGAGTCACCATCATGCCCAAAGACATCCAGCTGGCCCGCCGCATCCGCGGAGAGCGCGCTTAG
- the LOC137079932 gene encoding histone H2A-like, whose product MSGRGKTGGKARAKAKSRSSRAGLQFPVGRVHRLLRKGNYAQRVGAGAPVYLAAVLEYLTAEILELAGNAARDNKKTRIIPRHLQLAVRNDEELNKLLGGVTIAQGGVLPNIQAVLLPKKTEKPAKSK is encoded by the coding sequence ATGAGCGGACGAGGCAAAACCGGCGGAAAGGCTCGCGCCAAGGCCAAGAGTCGCTCTTCCAGAGCGGGACTGCAGTTCCCCGTCGGCCGTGTCCACAGGCTTCTCCGCAAAGGCAACTATGCCCAGCGCGTCGGTGCCGGTGCTCCGGTTTATTTGGCCGCTGTGCTCGAGTATCTCACCGCTGAGATCCTGGAGTTGGCTGGAAACGCCGCTCGGGACAACAAGAAGACCCGTATCATTCCTCGACACCTGCAGCTGGCGGTGCGCAATGACGAGGAGCTGAACAAGCTTCTGGGTGGCGTGACCATCGCTCAGGGCGGCGTGCTGCCCAACATTCAGGCCGTGCTGCTGCCCAAGAAGACCGAGAAGCCCGCCAAGTCCAAATAA
- the LOC137079640 gene encoding histone H1-like translates to MAETAPAPAAAAPAKSPKKKSAAKAKKAGPGVGELIVKAVSASKERSGVSLAALKKALAAGGYDVEKNNSRVKIAVKSLVTKGALVQVKGTGASGSFKLNKQQVETKKKPAKKAAPKAKKPAAKKPAASKKPKAAAAKKPKAAKKSPKKAKKPAATAAKKATKSPKKAKKPAAAKKAAKSPKKAKVAKPKAAKPKAAKPKRAAPKKR, encoded by the coding sequence atggCAGAAACCGCCCCAGCCCCGGCTGCTGCCGCCCCGGCCAAATCGCCCAAGAAGAAGTCCGCCGCGAAAGCCAAGAAAGCAGGTCCAGGCGTCGGCGAGCTCATCGTCAAGGCTGTGTCCGCGTCGAAGGAGAGGAGCGGTGTGTCCCTCGCCGCCCTGAAGAAAGCGCTCGCTGCCGGCGGCTACGATGTGGAGAAGAACAACTCCCGCGTCAAGATCGCCGTCAAGAGTCTGGTGACTAAAGGCGCCCTGGTGCAGGTCAAAGGGACCGGGGCCTCCGGCTCCTTCAAGCTCAACAAGCAGCAAGTCGAGACCAAGAAGAAACCCGCCAAGAAAGCGGCTCCTAAAGCGAAGAAGCCCGCAGCCAAGAAACCCGCGGCCTCTAAGAAGCCCAAAGCTGCAGCAGCAAAGAAGCCCAAAGCCGCGAAGAAATCACCGAAGAAGGCCAAGAAACCCGCCGCCACAGCCGCTAAGAAGGCGACGAAGAGCCCCAAGAAGGCAAAGAAGCCAGCAGCCGCTAAGAAAGCAGCCAAAAGCCCTAAAAAGGCCAAGGTGGCTAAACCTAAAGCAGCAAAGCCTAAAGCCGCCAAGCCTAAAAGGGCAGCTCCCAAAAAGAGATAA